One genomic segment of [Phormidium] sp. ETS-05 includes these proteins:
- a CDS encoding GAF domain-containing protein, with the protein MAAHRVGSVVICDNANTGGHIPLGTITEADILQVPLGVKDLSQIQAQTMMRQLPFCLQPTDSLWTAQAQMQNYHVGRLVLCNAKGELVGIISQTSLLLSLESVEEIYRVVGSLQDQVAILEKEKTELLEQQNSNLTQLVQERTTMLQEQARYDRLLAGMLGRIRQSLHLEEILQTAVTEVRQILDTDRVIIYRFQPYWNGVVAVESVVSPHLSILGRFIEEPCMPKMIASYQQGHWSEIEDIHTANLSPCHLEMLAGLQVRSNLVVPILVGEELWGLLIAHQCSGVRHWQQLEKNLLQQLATQIGIAIFQSELYRRAQTEIEERKQVEAALALAKQELETRVEERTAQLRATVKQLEWEITERKQAEQALWESQSCMKLINNIGLSLTPSMSESDAITTTIQLINKQFPDLRVAYTKVDLLGKLEVVEAVAPRWLSVKAEDTAPTPAMLSGKGYQIDLQDYPNYLAQLRSHKSIIIDDLTEVADIPPLKDFLASIGVQAYLQVPLPLSECCILSFGANGPYRWSHYEMTTIVEVSDYLAVRLKEIRAQQRRATAEAALKRQNLKSRLFTDITLKIRQSLHLEEILQTTVTEVQKILQADRVLVYQVFTDGSGKAITEAVMPGLPEIMGMSFPEEVFPTEYQNLYAAGRVRAIKDLYAEDGHLAECCVQLLSTFGVRAKLVVPILQGHGLWGLLIAHQCSGPREWSDFETDLLQQLANQVGIALAQAQLVDAIQESERKFRAIFNQTFELVVLVRPDGRVLEANQTALDFGNITSDHVVGLPFWETHWWQISPETQTQLRDAVSRAAAGEFVRYEVEVFGANTQVLTIDFSIKPVKNATGQVILLIAEGRDISDVFQALRERERAEGLLKASLAEKEVLLKEIHHRVKNNLHVISSLLDLQSRTLDNKKDRQLFADSQNRIQAMALIHEQLYSSSDLGRLNFADYIKRMALQLLASYKVGSNAVEYEINLPPVFLNLETAIPCGLILNELISNALKHAFTDGVKGRILIGLRGDELYHLTVADNGRGLPPNMDWEKTNSFGFRLIRILTKQIKGQLTIANNQGASFEVSFAELNYKERF; encoded by the coding sequence ATGGCAGCTCATCGAGTCGGTTCGGTAGTGATTTGTGACAACGCTAATACCGGCGGGCACATACCCCTAGGCACAATCACCGAGGCGGATATTCTCCAGGTGCCTTTGGGGGTAAAAGATTTAAGCCAAATACAGGCACAAACCATGATGCGGCAACTGCCCTTTTGCCTACAGCCAACCGACTCCCTGTGGACCGCCCAAGCGCAGATGCAAAATTATCACGTGGGCAGATTAGTGCTATGTAACGCTAAAGGAGAACTGGTGGGGATTATCTCCCAGACCAGCTTGCTGCTATCCCTAGAATCGGTTGAGGAAATTTACCGGGTGGTGGGGAGCTTACAAGACCAAGTAGCCATACTGGAAAAAGAAAAAACAGAACTGCTGGAGCAGCAAAACAGTAATTTGACACAACTGGTGCAAGAGCGGACGACGATGCTGCAAGAGCAGGCGCGGTACGATCGGCTCTTAGCAGGGATGCTCGGACGCATCCGCCAATCATTACACCTAGAAGAAATCCTGCAAACCGCAGTAACAGAAGTCCGGCAAATTTTGGATACAGACCGGGTAATCATCTACCGCTTTCAACCCTACTGGAACGGCGTCGTCGCCGTGGAATCAGTGGTCAGCCCCCACTTATCGATTTTGGGTCGATTTATTGAAGAACCCTGTATGCCCAAAATGATTGCAAGCTACCAACAGGGACACTGGTCTGAAATTGAAGACATCCACACCGCCAATCTCAGCCCTTGTCACCTAGAAATGCTCGCTGGATTGCAAGTGCGATCGAATCTGGTGGTGCCCATATTAGTGGGCGAGGAGTTGTGGGGATTGCTCATCGCCCACCAATGCTCTGGCGTGAGACATTGGCAGCAATTAGAGAAAAATTTACTCCAGCAACTGGCAACCCAGATCGGAATTGCCATCTTTCAGTCAGAATTATATCGCCGCGCCCAAACCGAAATCGAAGAGCGCAAGCAAGTAGAGGCGGCTTTGGCACTAGCCAAGCAAGAGCTAGAAACCAGAGTGGAAGAGCGCACCGCCCAGTTAAGAGCAACGGTGAAACAACTAGAGTGGGAAATCACCGAGCGCAAACAGGCGGAGCAGGCATTGTGGGAAAGCCAGTCCTGTATGAAGTTGATTAACAACATCGGGCTGAGTCTCACCCCAAGTATGTCTGAGTCTGATGCGATTACCACCACCATCCAGCTAATTAACAAACAATTCCCAGACCTGCGAGTAGCTTACACCAAAGTTGACCTCCTGGGAAAACTGGAAGTAGTGGAGGCGGTAGCGCCCCGTTGGTTATCTGTCAAAGCAGAAGATACCGCGCCCACACCGGCTATGTTATCTGGCAAAGGCTATCAAATAGACCTGCAGGACTACCCCAACTACTTAGCCCAATTACGCAGCCACAAGTCCATAATTATTGATGACTTGACGGAGGTGGCGGACATACCACCCCTGAAAGATTTCTTGGCTAGTATCGGGGTGCAGGCATATCTGCAAGTGCCTCTGCCACTGTCAGAATGCTGTATATTGTCTTTCGGGGCAAACGGTCCCTACCGATGGAGTCATTATGAAATGACTACCATTGTAGAAGTATCCGACTACTTGGCAGTGCGGTTAAAGGAAATTCGGGCACAGCAAAGGCGCGCCACGGCTGAGGCGGCTTTGAAGCGACAAAATTTAAAATCCCGGCTGTTTACCGATATCACCTTAAAAATTCGCCAGTCTTTGCACCTGGAAGAAATCCTGCAAACCACGGTGACAGAGGTGCAAAAAATCCTCCAGGCCGATCGGGTGCTAGTGTATCAGGTGTTTACCGATGGTAGTGGCAAAGCCATTACCGAAGCGGTTATGCCCGGTTTACCCGAAATTATGGGTATGTCATTTCCCGAAGAAGTGTTTCCCACAGAATACCAGAACCTTTACGCCGCCGGACGGGTGCGCGCCATTAAAGACCTGTATGCTGAGGATGGGCACCTAGCAGAATGCTGTGTCCAATTGCTCTCCACTTTCGGGGTGAGAGCCAAGCTGGTGGTGCCGATTTTGCAAGGACATGGCCTCTGGGGATTGCTCATCGCTCACCAATGCAGCGGACCGAGGGAATGGTCTGATTTTGAAACTGATTTACTGCAGCAATTGGCGAATCAAGTAGGTATCGCTTTAGCGCAAGCGCAACTGGTAGATGCCATCCAGGAAAGCGAGCGCAAATTCCGCGCCATTTTCAACCAGACTTTTGAACTGGTTGTCCTAGTGCGTCCCGATGGCAGAGTTTTGGAAGCCAATCAAACCGCCTTGGATTTTGGCAATATTACTTCTGATCATGTGGTGGGACTGCCGTTTTGGGAAACGCACTGGTGGCAAATCTCCCCAGAGACTCAAACTCAGTTGCGGGATGCGGTTTCCCGCGCTGCGGCTGGGGAGTTCGTCCGCTATGAAGTGGAGGTATTTGGTGCTAACACTCAGGTTCTGACGATCGACTTTTCCATCAAGCCAGTGAAAAATGCCACCGGACAAGTGATATTATTGATTGCCGAAGGTCGAGATATCAGCGATGTTTTCCAGGCATTGCGGGAACGGGAACGGGCTGAGGGCCTACTCAAGGCATCTCTGGCAGAAAAAGAAGTGCTGTTGAAAGAAATTCACCACCGGGTGAAAAATAATTTGCACGTAATTTCTAGTCTCCTTGACCTCCAGTCCCGTACCCTGGATAATAAAAAAGACCGCCAATTATTTGCGGACAGCCAGAACCGGATCCAAGCGATGGCTCTGATTCACGAGCAGCTTTACAGCTCTTCCGATTTGGGACGGCTCAATTTTGCCGATTATATCAAGCGGATGGCGCTGCAGTTATTGGCATCTTATAAAGTGGGTTCTAATGCGGTAGAATATGAAATTAATTTGCCTCCGGTATTTCTCAATTTAGAAACTGCCATTCCTTGTGGTTTGATTCTGAATGAGCTAATTTCTAATGCGCTCAAACACGCTTTTACGGATGGAGTCAAAGGCCGGATATTAATTGGACTGCGCGGGGATGAGCTTTATCACCTAACGGTAGCAGATAATGGCCGGGGTTTACCTCCCAATATGGATTGGGAGAAAACTAATTCTTTCGGTTTTCGCTTAATTAGAATTTTAACCAAGCAGATTAAAGGTCAGCTCACCATTGCCAACAATCAGGGGGCTTCTTTTGAGGTAAGTTTTGCCGA